Proteins found in one Candidatus Bathyarchaeota archaeon genomic segment:
- a CDS encoding bifunctional precorrin-2 dehydrogenase/sirohydrochlorin ferrochelatase translates to MKGESVVVFGGGKIAERKVRRLLEHGACIKVISQGFTDDLRDLGINDQIELVEVDLEASNVISTNISRAAIVIAATDSPEINKLVSQSARENNVIVNAVDKPNLCDFYFPAVARRGSIRVGVCTDGRSPLMSKLIKEHIQVHITEKDVLGVDLQDYSRNIAKMKIPGQGNRRDALYKVAKDPYVQSSLAKGNLPEAKVRAMEVLEAFQESAGTLSESKGE, encoded by the coding sequence ATCAAGGGAGAATCTGTTGTTGTCTTTGGTGGAGGCAAAATTGCGGAGAGAAAGGTTAGGCGACTCCTCGAGCATGGTGCTTGTATCAAGGTTATAAGCCAAGGATTTACAGATGATCTCCGTGACCTTGGGATAAACGATCAGATAGAACTCGTTGAGGTCGATCTTGAAGCTTCAAACGTTATATCCACAAATATATCTAGGGCTGCAATAGTCATCGCCGCTACGGATTCCCCGGAGATCAATAAGTTGGTCTCGCAATCAGCCAGAGAAAACAACGTCATAGTCAATGCTGTGGATAAGCCCAATCTGTGTGATTTCTATTTTCCTGCCGTCGCCCGTAGAGGGAGCATTAGGGTTGGGGTCTGCACTGATGGGCGAAGCCCTCTTATGTCTAAGCTGATCAAGGAACACATCCAGGTACATATCACGGAAAAGGATGTCTTAGGTGTCGATCTTCAAGACTACTCCCGGAATATTGCAAAAATGAAGATACCAGGCCAAGGTAACAGGCGCGATGCTTTATACAAAGTAGCCAAAGACCCCTATGTCCAGAGTTCCTTGGCCAAGGGAAATCTTCCGGAGGCTAAAGTTAGAGCTATGGAGGTTTTAGAAGCGTTTCAGGAGTCTGCTGGAACGCTCAGCGAATCAAAAGGAGAGTGA
- a CDS encoding MFS transporter: MKSSRYSWVLLSFVFLSFMSLLGSSVTRDLRPLYFGRVGANPVQIGLLMAIPDVVSIFTRVPSSSLSHRLGRWRMMLFTLILMLVSTGLFAFVRDPVWFYPLVTLGAFSWAAFSPVVIELVLDHSTASTRGDVLGLFFTSIGAAMFVGPLISSLLTTVIGLRQLFLFATVIPVVTLLLFLVVIKPEQTGERQKRGYRGMGEGSIRRIFKVKNFAALSVARIAYSLSIGIFSTIYPVYAAGSLGFTPSAIALLFTFRGVTNVMLRIPAGRLSDRIGRRKPFIFAIALVVVVYLLLGTVESFWPLVVVMSLFGVSWGMRMAPSMALVGDSVLDVDRPLSLVLFMSMYDLGSALGSLLAGFSSTFLSHRTLLLICPPILLGSLLVFIVFSREVKHGSKE; the protein is encoded by the coding sequence ATGAAGTCGAGCAGATACTCATGGGTGTTATTGAGCTTCGTCTTCCTCTCATTTATGTCTCTCCTGGGGTCCTCCGTGACTAGGGATCTGCGCCCCCTCTATTTCGGAAGGGTAGGAGCGAATCCAGTCCAGATAGGGTTGCTAATGGCAATTCCAGATGTAGTCTCCATTTTCACGCGGGTTCCTTCCAGCTCTTTGTCACACAGACTAGGGAGATGGCGGATGATGCTATTCACCCTTATCCTAATGCTGGTGTCCACAGGTCTCTTCGCTTTCGTCCGGGACCCCGTCTGGTTCTATCCCCTTGTCACCCTGGGGGCGTTCTCCTGGGCGGCCTTCAGCCCCGTTGTTATAGAGCTGGTATTGGATCATTCCACAGCTAGTACCAGAGGGGATGTTTTGGGCCTCTTCTTCACATCCATTGGGGCCGCGATGTTCGTGGGTCCCCTCATCAGCAGCCTCCTGACGACGGTAATCGGGCTACGTCAGCTGTTTTTGTTCGCGACTGTGATCCCTGTAGTGACGCTCCTCCTTTTCCTCGTGGTAATCAAGCCGGAGCAGACTGGAGAGAGGCAAAAGAGGGGATATAGGGGAATGGGGGAAGGGAGCATCAGAAGGATATTCAAGGTGAAAAACTTTGCCGCCCTCTCTGTAGCAAGGATCGCGTATTCTCTCTCTATAGGGATCTTCTCCACAATCTACCCGGTCTATGCCGCGGGGAGCTTGGGTTTCACGCCCTCTGCGATTGCGCTCCTGTTCACTTTCAGGGGAGTGACCAATGTAATGCTTCGGATACCGGCGGGGAGGCTCTCTGATAGGATTGGTCGAAGGAAGCCTTTCATCTTTGCCATTGCTTTGGTGGTGGTGGTGTATTTATTGTTGGGAACCGTGGAGAGTTTCTGGCCCTTAGTGGTTGTGATGTCTCTTTTCGGGGTGTCCTGGGGGATGAGGATGGCGCCTTCAATGGCGTTGGTAGGAGACAGCGTCCTAGACGTGGATAGGCCACTCTCCCTGGTCCTATTTATGTCCATGTACGACCTCGGATCAGCTCTGGGGTCTCTCCTAGCCGGGTTCAGCAGCACCTTTCTCTCTCATCGGACCCTGCTGCTGATCTGTCCACCTATTCTTCTTGGGTCTCTGCTGGTATTCATTGTTTTCTCGAGAGAGGTAAAACATGGCTCTAAAGAATGA